From the genome of Gavia stellata isolate bGavSte3 chromosome 3, bGavSte3.hap2, whole genome shotgun sequence, one region includes:
- the CHCHD7 gene encoding coiled-coil-helix-coiled-coil-helix domain-containing protein 7 codes for MSRHAQQLRDHDINPCVAETDASRKCMDDNNYNKDMCAAYFLKYKSCRKFWHDIMMQRRRNGVKPEMPSAEERKKMLESMGKPY; via the exons ATGTCCAGGCATGCACAACAGCTTAGAGACCATGATATAAATCCATGTGTAGCG GAAACAGATGCCTCTAGAAAATGTATGGATGACAACAACTATAACAAGGATATGTGTGCTGCTTATTTTTTGAAGTacaaaagctgcagaaaattcTGG CATGACATTATGatgcaaaggagaagaaacGGTGTGAAACCAGAGATGCcctcagcagaagagagaaagaaaatgttggaaTCAATGGGGAAGCCCTACTGA